One region of Bosea sp. 29B genomic DNA includes:
- a CDS encoding pitrilysin family protein → MTVSLAPTAATPGPSLAVQRVTAACGVEAWLVEEHSLPLLALDFAFDGGANRDPANAAGSANLVSGLLDEGAGDLDAEAFQGRLADHAINLSFDARRDDFHGQLQTLSQHREVAFELLGLALNAPRFDADAVARVKAQVIAGLQRQAQNPDVMCRNALFAAAFPGHPYGRPERGDVASVGGIEPAALKALTQGLFTRGGLKVVAVGDITASELALRLDALFGSLPAGAPRVEPAAPLPVAGLGQTHIVDLDVPQTVLRFVGPGLMWDDPDFIAATVLNHILGGSAFTSRLFMEVREKRGLAYGVSSSLMPLRQTGFLVGGTSTRNDRVAESMAVIREEIAKLVTEGPSEHEVEEAKRYLIGSYSLRFDTSPKIAGELLGLAIRGEQPDFVETRNQRFAAVTLADVRRVAQRLFGEGKLLVQAVGRPVGLV, encoded by the coding sequence ATGACCGTTTCGCTCGCTCCCACCGCCGCCACTCCCGGTCCGTCCCTTGCCGTCCAGCGCGTCACCGCCGCCTGCGGTGTCGAGGCCTGGCTGGTCGAGGAGCACAGCCTGCCGCTGCTCGCCCTCGACTTCGCCTTCGACGGCGGCGCCAACCGCGACCCCGCCAATGCGGCCGGCAGCGCCAATCTCGTCTCCGGCCTGCTCGACGAGGGAGCCGGCGATCTCGATGCCGAGGCCTTCCAGGGCCGGCTCGCCGACCACGCCATCAACCTTTCCTTCGATGCCCGCCGCGACGACTTCCACGGCCAGCTCCAGACGCTGTCGCAGCATCGCGAGGTCGCCTTCGAACTGCTCGGCCTGGCGCTCAACGCGCCACGCTTCGACGCCGATGCGGTGGCGCGGGTCAAGGCACAGGTGATCGCCGGCCTGCAGCGCCAGGCGCAGAACCCGGATGTGATGTGCCGCAACGCGCTCTTCGCCGCGGCCTTTCCCGGCCATCCCTATGGCCGGCCCGAGCGCGGCGACGTCGCCAGCGTCGGCGGGATCGAGCCTGCGGCGCTGAAGGCGCTGACGCAGGGCCTCTTCACCCGTGGTGGTCTCAAGGTCGTCGCGGTTGGTGACATCACCGCGAGCGAGCTGGCTTTGCGGCTCGACGCTCTCTTCGGTTCACTGCCGGCAGGGGCACCGCGTGTCGAGCCGGCAGCGCCCTTGCCGGTCGCAGGGCTCGGCCAGACGCATATCGTCGATCTGGACGTGCCGCAGACCGTGCTACGCTTCGTCGGCCCCGGCCTGATGTGGGACGATCCCGATTTCATCGCCGCGACCGTGCTGAACCATATCCTCGGCGGCTCGGCCTTCACCTCGCGTCTGTTCATGGAGGTGCGCGAGAAGCGCGGTCTCGCCTATGGCGTATCCTCCAGCCTGATGCCCTTGCGCCAGACCGGCTTCCTCGTCGGCGGCACCTCGACCCGCAACGACCGGGTCGCCGAGTCCATGGCGGTGATCCGCGAGGAGATCGCCAAGCTCGTCACTGAAGGGCCGAGCGAGCACGAGGTCGAGGAGGCCAAGCGCTATCTGATCGGCTCCTATTCGCTGCGCTTCGACACCTCGCCGAAGATCGCTGGCGAACTGCTCGGCCTTGCGATTCGCGGCGAGCAGCCGGACTTCGTCGAGACCCGCAACCAACGCTTCGCCGCCGTGACGCTCGCCGATGTCCGGCGCGTCGCGCAGCGTCTGTTCGGCGAGGGCAAGCTGCTCGTCCAGGCCGTCGGCCGGCCGGTCGGGCTGGTCTGA
- the mutL gene encoding DNA mismatch repair endonuclease MutL: MSIRRLDPVLVDRIAAGEVIERPAAAVKELVENAIDAGAASIAVTIRAGGRELIRVVDDGIGMSPEDLALCVERHATSKLPDGDLFAIRSLGFRGEALPSIGSVARLSITSRQRDAAQGCALVVEAGAKGAVRPAAAAPGTRIEVSDLFIFTPARLKFLKSDRAEAQAVSDMLRRLAIAHPDVRFSLEGEHAGAFDWPAEPIGSDGHLRRLGRALGRDFPENALPVETEREGVRLSGFAGLPTFHRGTSAGVHMAVNGRPVRDKLLLSAVRGAYADVVPSDRHPVLYLDVLCDPAVVDVNVHPAKSEVRFRDPALVRGLVVSSLKAALAGAGHRATTTGGARTLDAFRAVFSGGGFGNGGPATIQRPNFGSVADWRMPEAPAQPLQAGFADLAMPSADARAHLAEPPQDALDRPLGAARAQVHGTYIVAQTRDGMVIVDQHAAHERLVYERLKAERAKSGIISQPMLLPEVVELDPVDADRLNAAAPDLASLGLVIESFGPGAVLVREAPAAVAGGNLQGIVRDVADALAEHGDAGSLERRLDHVLATMACHNSVRAGRRLRPEEMDALLREMEATPNSGQCNHGRPTYVELKLSDIEKLFGRR, from the coding sequence ATGAGTATTCGCCGCCTCGATCCCGTTCTGGTCGATCGCATCGCCGCCGGCGAGGTGATCGAGCGGCCGGCCGCGGCGGTGAAGGAATTGGTCGAGAACGCGATCGATGCCGGTGCCGCCAGCATCGCCGTCACCATCCGGGCCGGCGGGCGCGAACTGATCCGCGTCGTCGACGACGGCATCGGCATGAGCCCGGAGGACCTTGCCCTCTGCGTCGAGCGCCACGCCACCTCCAAGCTCCCCGATGGCGACCTCTTCGCCATCCGTTCGCTCGGCTTCCGCGGCGAGGCCTTGCCCTCGATCGGCTCGGTCGCGCGCCTGTCGATCACCTCGCGTCAGCGCGATGCGGCGCAGGGCTGCGCCCTCGTGGTCGAGGCCGGCGCCAAGGGGGCGGTGCGGCCGGCTGCGGCTGCGCCCGGCACCCGCATCGAGGTCAGCGACCTCTTCATCTTCACCCCGGCCCGCCTGAAATTCCTGAAGAGCGACCGGGCCGAGGCGCAGGCCGTCTCCGACATGCTGCGGCGGCTCGCCATCGCCCATCCGGACGTGCGTTTCTCGCTCGAAGGCGAGCATGCCGGCGCCTTCGACTGGCCGGCTGAGCCGATCGGTTCCGATGGCCATCTGCGCCGCCTTGGCCGCGCGCTTGGCCGCGACTTCCCCGAGAACGCCTTGCCCGTCGAGACCGAGCGCGAGGGCGTCAGGCTCTCGGGCTTCGCTGGCCTGCCGACCTTCCATCGCGGCACCTCGGCCGGCGTCCATATGGCGGTCAATGGCCGCCCGGTACGTGACAAGCTGCTGCTCTCGGCGGTGCGCGGCGCCTATGCCGACGTCGTGCCCTCTGACCGGCACCCGGTGCTCTATCTCGACGTGCTCTGCGATCCCGCCGTCGTCGACGTCAACGTCCACCCGGCCAAGAGCGAGGTCCGCTTCCGCGATCCGGCGCTGGTGCGCGGCCTCGTCGTCTCGAGCCTGAAGGCGGCGCTCGCCGGCGCCGGCCACCGCGCGACCACCACCGGCGGCGCCCGCACGCTCGACGCCTTCCGCGCCGTCTTTTCAGGGGGCGGCTTCGGCAATGGCGGCCCGGCGACGATCCAGCGCCCGAATTTCGGTAGCGTCGCCGACTGGCGCATGCCCGAGGCTCCCGCCCAGCCGCTGCAGGCCGGTTTCGCCGATCTCGCCATGCCCTCGGCCGATGCGCGCGCCCATCTCGCCGAGCCGCCGCAGGATGCGCTCGACCGGCCGCTCGGGGCCGCCCGCGCCCAGGTCCACGGCACCTATATCGTCGCGCAGACCCGCGACGGCATGGTCATCGTCGACCAGCACGCCGCGCATGAGCGCCTGGTCTATGAGCGGCTCAAAGCGGAGCGGGCGAAGAGCGGCATCATCAGTCAGCCCATGCTGCTGCCCGAGGTGGTCGAGCTCGATCCGGTCGACGCCGACCGGCTGAACGCGGCGGCTCCGGATCTCGCCTCGCTCGGCCTCGTCATCGAGAGCTTCGGCCCCGGCGCCGTGCTGGTGCGCGAGGCGCCGGCCGCGGTTGCCGGCGGCAATCTCCAGGGCATCGTCCGCGACGTCGCCGACGCGCTCGCCGAGCATGGCGATGCCGGCTCGCTGGAACGGCGGCTCGACCATGTGCTGGCGACGATGGCCTGCCACAACTCGGTCCGAGCTGGCCGCCGCCTGCGGCCGGAGGAGATGGACGCGCTGCTGCGCGAGATGGAAGCGACGCCGAATTCCGGCCAGTGCAATCACGGCCGGCCGACCTATGTCGAATTGAAGCTCAGCGATATCGAGAAGCTGTTCGGGAGAAGGTGA
- a CDS encoding DUF2019 domain-containing protein: MTQQKNLKSLSNAEIVNLFERLCIQQYDAMEREEQARVNRLVWRVHDLEMELKSRPGDQRCELMRLFGHPNMQVRLSAAQANLAVDYASARREIQAIKDSKWYPQAMDAGMTLYFLDTGESKPT, translated from the coding sequence ATGACGCAGCAAAAGAACCTGAAATCCCTGTCGAACGCCGAGATCGTCAACCTCTTCGAACGCCTCTGCATCCAGCAATACGATGCGATGGAGCGCGAGGAGCAGGCACGCGTCAATCGCCTGGTCTGGCGAGTCCACGACCTCGAAATGGAGCTCAAGTCGCGGCCCGGCGATCAAAGGTGTGAACTCATGAGATTGTTCGGCCATCCTAATATGCAGGTCCGACTTTCCGCCGCACAAGCAAACCTCGCCGTCGATTATGCGTCCGCTCGGCGAGAGATTCAGGCGATCAAAGACTCGAAATGGTACCCACAGGCCATGGATGCCGGCATGACCCTCTATTTTCTCGATACCGGCGAATCCAAGCCCACGTGA
- the rsmD gene encoding 16S rRNA (guanine(966)-N(2))-methyltransferase RsmD produces MRIVGGRFGGRSLASPKPGIGAIRPTSDRLRESLFNVLAHGHGDAADGARVLDLFAGTGAMAFEALSRGAAFALLVDDGAEARGLIRENQMALGLAGYSRIFRRDATRLGPITGMAPFDLVFCDPPYRKGLGEKALASAREGGWLAKDALVLLEEAAGVEIALPEGFEELDRRDYGETQVRFLRIT; encoded by the coding sequence ATGCGCATCGTCGGGGGGCGCTTCGGCGGCCGGTCTCTCGCCAGCCCGAAGCCGGGCATCGGCGCGATCCGGCCGACCTCGGACCGCCTGCGGGAATCGCTGTTCAACGTGCTGGCGCATGGCCATGGCGATGCGGCCGACGGGGCGCGCGTGCTCGATCTCTTCGCCGGCACCGGCGCGATGGCGTTCGAGGCGCTGTCGCGCGGCGCCGCCTTCGCGCTCCTGGTCGATGACGGGGCCGAGGCGCGCGGGCTGATCCGCGAGAACCAGATGGCGCTGGGGCTCGCCGGCTATAGTCGCATCTTCCGCCGCGACGCGACCAGGCTCGGCCCGATCACCGGCATGGCGCCGTTCGACCTCGTCTTCTGCGACCCGCCCTATCGCAAGGGCCTGGGTGAAAAAGCCCTCGCCTCGGCCCGAGAAGGCGGCTGGTTGGCGAAGGATGCTCTCGTCCTGCTGGAAGAAGCCGCCGGAGTGGAGATCGCGCTGCCCGAAGGCTTCGAGGAGCTCGACCGGCGCGACTATGGCGAGACGCAGGTGCGGTTTCTGCGGATTACCTGA
- a CDS encoding pseudouridine synthase, whose protein sequence is MSDDNNQKSRGPRKGGGTGGRGGGRDGGPGRGGPGGRPPGRGGAGKPPFRSRDGEERPRRAPAEGAERRRSEGERPAAPRFEKKPFRERPSGERPSREGGERPFRDRGSDERRASRPPRDGDRPSRDRTGGDRPGGFERPSRDGAPSRPPRDGDRPFRGRGDDERRAARPARDGAPSRPPREGGERSFRPRDGEERRPPRDRGERPFRERSGDAPRAARPPRREERGESRSFGGGKRFDAPRGSNPTRSRPDRAHRNAAEIAEAVSVPAAPQEPERIAKVMARAGVASRRDSEALIAEGRVSVNGKVIESPALDVGPNDVVLVDGEPLPARERTRLWFYHKPRGLVTTNHDPEGRPTVFDALPEDLPRVLSVGRLDINTEGLLLLTNDGGLARMLELPETGWLRRYRVRAFGQVNQGQLDTLKGGVTIDGVQYGPVIAQFEREQGANTWLTVDLREGKNREVKTVLEHLGLQVNRLIRVSFGPFQLGDLPEGEAEEVRSKVLKDQLGTELMTKAGVDFDSPRRDENRSDDRLTRGRPAPAGDDRPRRRPREEQAEEARPLRGDKPWTRGVWRDVEAEPQRERKAPPRRGADPKEERQAREATGTVARVRDKAIADPKGRRVKVERIAAKPGDQPREDRPARAPRGERPSRAPREESFGRDRGGEAPWRGSGDWADKSPRGKRPPGAGAGADERPARPFRGKPTGDRPGGDRPGGRGPRPGGDKRPPRSGPPRSGPPRSGGGRDRRG, encoded by the coding sequence ATGAGCGACGACAACAACCAGAAAAGCCGCGGCCCGCGCAAGGGCGGCGGAACCGGCGGCCGCGGCGGCGGACGCGATGGCGGCCCTGGACGCGGCGGGCCCGGCGGCCGGCCGCCCGGCCGTGGCGGCGCTGGCAAGCCTCCGTTCCGTTCGCGCGATGGCGAGGAACGCCCCCGGCGCGCGCCCGCTGAAGGTGCCGAGCGTCGCCGCAGCGAGGGTGAGCGCCCGGCGGCGCCGCGCTTCGAGAAGAAGCCGTTCCGCGAGCGCCCGAGCGGCGAGCGGCCGTCGCGCGAGGGCGGCGAGCGGCCATTCCGCGACCGTGGCAGCGACGAGCGCCGCGCCAGCCGGCCGCCGCGCGATGGCGACCGGCCAAGTCGCGACAGGACTGGCGGCGACAGGCCCGGCGGCTTCGAGCGTCCTTCTCGGGACGGCGCACCGTCGCGCCCACCGCGCGATGGAGACCGTCCCTTCCGCGGGCGCGGTGACGACGAGCGTCGTGCGGCGCGCCCCGCCCGCGACGGCGCACCGTCCCGGCCGCCTCGCGAAGGCGGCGAGCGGTCGTTCCGTCCGCGCGACGGCGAGGAGCGCCGGCCGCCGCGGGACCGCGGCGAACGTCCATTCCGCGAGCGTAGCGGCGACGCCCCCCGCGCTGCCCGGCCGCCTCGCCGTGAGGAGCGTGGCGAGAGCCGCAGCTTCGGCGGTGGCAAGCGTTTCGATGCGCCGCGTGGCAGCAATCCGACCCGCAGCCGCCCCGACCGGGCGCATCGCAACGCCGCCGAGATCGCCGAGGCCGTCTCGGTTCCGGCCGCGCCGCAGGAGCCCGAGCGCATCGCCAAGGTGATGGCCCGCGCCGGCGTCGCCTCGCGCCGCGACAGCGAGGCGCTGATCGCGGAAGGCCGCGTCAGCGTGAACGGCAAGGTGATCGAGAGCCCGGCGCTCGATGTCGGCCCGAACGACGTCGTTCTGGTCGATGGCGAGCCGTTGCCAGCGCGCGAGCGCACGCGGCTCTGGTTCTACCACAAGCCGCGCGGCCTGGTGACGACCAACCATGATCCGGAGGGGCGCCCGACCGTGTTCGATGCGCTGCCGGAAGACCTGCCGCGCGTGCTCTCGGTCGGCCGGCTCGACATCAACACCGAAGGCCTGCTGCTGCTCACCAATGATGGCGGGCTGGCGCGCATGCTGGAGCTGCCCGAGACCGGCTGGCTCCGGCGCTATCGCGTGCGCGCCTTCGGCCAGGTCAACCAGGGCCAGCTCGACACGCTGAAGGGCGGCGTCACCATCGACGGCGTCCAGTACGGGCCGGTCATCGCCCAGTTCGAGCGCGAGCAGGGTGCGAACACCTGGCTGACCGTCGACCTGCGCGAGGGCAAGAACCGCGAGGTCAAGACGGTGCTGGAGCATCTCGGCCTGCAGGTGAACCGGCTGATCCGGGTCTCCTTCGGCCCGTTCCAGCTCGGCGATCTGCCCGAGGGCGAGGCCGAGGAGGTTCGCTCCAAGGTGCTGAAGGACCAGCTCGGCACCGAGCTGATGACCAAGGCCGGCGTCGATTTCGACTCGCCGCGGCGCGACGAGAACCGATCGGACGACCGACTCACCCGCGGTAGGCCCGCCCCCGCCGGCGACGACCGGCCGCGCCGCCGTCCGCGCGAGGAGCAGGCCGAGGAGGCCCGCCCGCTGCGTGGCGACAAGCCGTGGACGCGCGGCGTCTGGCGCGATGTCGAGGCTGAGCCGCAGCGCGAGCGCAAGGCGCCACCGCGCCGGGGCGCCGATCCAAAGGAAGAACGGCAGGCGCGCGAGGCCACCGGCACCGTCGCCCGCGTGCGCGACAAGGCGATCGCCGATCCGAAGGGCCGACGCGTCAAGGTCGAGCGCATCGCCGCCAAGCCTGGCGACCAGCCGCGCGAGGACAGGCCGGCGCGCGCACCACGCGGCGAGCGTCCAAGCCGTGCGCCACGCGAGGAGAGCTTCGGTCGCGATCGCGGCGGTGAAGCACCCTGGCGCGGCAGCGGCGACTGGGCCGACAAGTCGCCGCGCGGCAAGCGCCCGCCAGGCGCCGGCGCTGGTGCCGACGAACGCCCTGCCCGCCCCTTTCGCGGCAAGCCGACCGGCGACCGGCCGGGCGGCGATCGGCCGGGCGGACGAGGCCCGCGCCCAGGTGGCGACAAGCGCCCACCGCGCTCCGGTCCGCCGCGGTCCGGTCCGCCGCGCTCTGGCGGCGGGCGTGATCGTCGCGGCTGA
- a CDS encoding nucleoside deaminase, which yields MGSIDAKQVEVTPMALALAEARAAAERGEVPVGAVVVRGGEVLASAGNRTLELKDPTAHAETLAIRLACEAIQSERLIDCDLYVTLEPCPMCAAAISFARIRRLYFAASDPKGGAVENGVRLYRSPSCHHAPEVYGGLSEREAAELLRDFFRERR from the coding sequence ATGGGATCGATCGACGCAAAGCAGGTCGAGGTTACGCCGATGGCGCTGGCGCTCGCCGAGGCGCGCGCCGCGGCGGAGCGCGGCGAGGTGCCGGTCGGGGCGGTGGTCGTCCGGGGCGGTGAGGTGCTGGCGAGCGCCGGCAACCGCACGCTCGAACTCAAGGACCCGACCGCCCATGCCGAGACATTGGCGATCCGGCTGGCCTGCGAAGCCATCCAGTCGGAGCGGCTGATCGATTGCGATCTCTATGTCACGCTCGAGCCTTGCCCGATGTGCGCCGCGGCGATCTCCTTCGCAAGGATCAGGCGGCTCTATTTCGCAGCCTCCGACCCGAAGGGCGGGGCGGTCGAGAACGGTGTCAGGCTCTATCGCAGCCCGAGCTGCCATCACGCGCCCGAGGTCTATGGCGGCCTGAGCGAGCGCGAGGCGGCAGAGCTGCTGCGCGATTTCTTCCGGGAGCGGCGCTGA
- a CDS encoding N-acetyltransferase encodes MAEIIRAANPADADAIAALNRAAFGGGDEVGIVERLHSDGLVAVELVAEQGGALIGHILLSWLPTMMDGRAVKALALAPMAVRLELQKQGIGGRLIMAALDEARAAGAEAVIVLGHPDYYPRFGFSAALARNLASPFSGEAFMALELVPEALAGQQGSVSYPAAFGL; translated from the coding sequence ATGGCGGAGATCATTCGCGCCGCGAACCCAGCTGACGCCGACGCCATCGCCGCGCTCAACCGCGCCGCCTTCGGTGGCGGGGACGAGGTCGGCATCGTCGAGCGCCTGCACAGCGATGGTCTCGTTGCCGTCGAGCTGGTCGCGGAGCAGGGCGGTGCGCTGATCGGCCATATTCTGTTGAGCTGGCTGCCGACGATGATGGACGGGCGCGCCGTGAAGGCCTTGGCGCTGGCGCCGATGGCCGTTCGCCTGGAATTGCAGAAGCAGGGCATCGGCGGTCGGCTGATCATGGCGGCGCTGGATGAGGCGCGGGCTGCTGGCGCCGAGGCGGTGATCGTGCTCGGCCATCCCGATTATTATCCGCGCTTCGGCTTCTCGGCGGCGCTGGCACGGAACCTCGCCTCTCCTTTCTCGGGCGAGGCCTTCATGGCGTTGGAACTCGTGCCGGAAGCCCTGGCGGGGCAGCAGGGCTCGGTCAGCTACCCGGCGGCGTTTGGGCTGTAG
- a CDS encoding D-Ala-D-Ala carboxypeptidase family metallohydrolase, protein MSPSFAADTHLAMISFQPQVKGLGCLKPETLGMIKELTAKIGPIQITSTCGGRHARNSQHYRGNAIDFRPLATSPRNAAAVAKKIEAVGGVGSYSNGLVHVDVGDREIAWYGHKRSRRLAYAGRGR, encoded by the coding sequence GTGTCCCCCTCCTTCGCCGCCGATACCCATCTCGCGATGATCTCGTTCCAGCCCCAAGTGAAGGGTCTCGGCTGCCTGAAGCCCGAAACCCTCGGCATGATCAAGGAGCTCACCGCGAAGATCGGCCCGATCCAGATCACCTCGACCTGCGGCGGCCGCCACGCCCGCAACTCCCAGCACTATCGTGGCAACGCCATCGATTTCCGCCCGCTCGCCACCTCGCCACGCAACGCCGCGGCCGTTGCCAAGAAGATCGAAGCCGTCGGCGGCGTCGGCTCCTATTCGAACGGCCTCGTCCATGTCGATGTCGGTGATCGCGAGATCGCCTGGTACGGCCACAAGCGCAGCCGTCGCCTGGCTTATGCGGGGCGTGGGCGCTAG
- a CDS encoding sulfite exporter TauE/SafE family protein produces the protein MDQTTLLTFIAATFVLAGFVKGVIGLGLPTIAVGVLGVVMAPAQAAALLVIPNLVTNSWQLTGPKLKAIAIRLWPMLAGTCVGTWAGAGLLEKAKDGSATLWLGIALVLYALVGLKAAKLRVPANAEIWLGPLVGVITGAATAATGVFVLPAVPYLQALGFDKDELVQALGLSFIVSTIALSFGLVGAGALDLKVASASLLALLPALAGMWFGQAIRQRISPATFKLCFFAGLLALGGYLVARAWL, from the coding sequence ATGGACCAGACGACGCTCCTCACCTTCATCGCCGCGACCTTCGTGCTCGCCGGCTTCGTCAAGGGCGTGATCGGGCTCGGCCTGCCGACGATCGCGGTCGGCGTGCTCGGCGTGGTGATGGCGCCGGCGCAGGCGGCGGCGCTGCTGGTCATTCCCAACCTCGTCACCAATAGCTGGCAGCTCACCGGGCCGAAGCTCAAGGCGATCGCGATCCGGCTCTGGCCGATGCTGGCCGGGACCTGCGTCGGCACCTGGGCCGGCGCTGGGCTGCTGGAGAAGGCCAAGGACGGCTCGGCAACGCTCTGGCTCGGTATCGCGCTGGTGCTCTATGCGCTGGTCGGGCTGAAAGCCGCCAAGCTGCGCGTGCCCGCCAACGCCGAGATCTGGCTCGGCCCGCTGGTCGGCGTGATCACCGGCGCCGCCACCGCCGCGACCGGCGTCTTCGTGCTGCCGGCCGTGCCCTATCTGCAGGCGCTCGGCTTCGACAAGGACGAATTGGTGCAGGCGCTCGGCCTGTCGTTCATCGTCTCGACCATCGCGCTATCCTTCGGGCTGGTCGGCGCCGGCGCGCTCGATCTCAAGGTCGCCAGCGCCTCGTTGCTGGCGCTCCTGCCGGCGCTGGCCGGGATGTGGTTCGGCCAGGCGATCCGCCAGCGCATCTCGCCGGCGACCTTCAAGCTCTGCTTCTTCGCCGGACTATTGGCGCTCGGTGGTTATCTTGTTGCCCGGGCGTGGCTCTGA
- a CDS encoding helix-turn-helix transcriptional regulator, with the protein MAMHGPYLAEIAHLMGDPARANMLHALMDGRALTAKELAFLAGVAPQTASGHLAKLMQGGLLDVAAQGRHRYYRLAGPEVATALEGLMVLSGGQANGRRLPSRISADLARARTCYDHFAGRLGIAIHDALLAGGHLTVADGGYGLSRSGVALFAGLGIDPATASKGRRAALRPCLDWSERRPHLAGSLAAALACRCFETGWVTRIKDSRAVVLTEKGRAALEAGLPGFRCDEPEAVTPPVRAPLTASA; encoded by the coding sequence ATGGCCATGCACGGACCCTATCTCGCCGAGATCGCCCATCTGATGGGTGATCCCGCCCGCGCCAACATGCTGCATGCGCTGATGGACGGACGCGCGCTGACGGCCAAGGAGCTCGCCTTCCTCGCCGGCGTCGCGCCGCAGACGGCGAGCGGCCACCTTGCCAAGCTGATGCAGGGCGGCCTGCTCGACGTCGCCGCGCAAGGCCGCCATCGCTATTATCGCCTGGCTGGGCCGGAGGTCGCGACCGCATTGGAAGGGCTGATGGTGCTCTCCGGAGGCCAGGCGAATGGCAGGCGATTGCCCTCGCGCATCAGTGCCGACCTCGCCCGTGCCCGGACCTGCTATGATCATTTCGCCGGCCGCTTGGGCATCGCGATCCATGATGCGCTTTTGGCGGGCGGCCATCTCACCGTCGCTGATGGCGGCTATGGGCTCAGCCGCTCCGGTGTCGCGCTCTTCGCCGGGCTCGGGATCGATCCGGCGACGGCGAGCAAGGGCAGGCGCGCCGCGCTGCGTCCCTGCCTCGACTGGAGCGAGCGCCGCCCGCATCTCGCCGGCTCGCTCGCGGCAGCGTTGGCCTGCCGCTGCTTCGAGACGGGCTGGGTGACGCGGATCAAGGACAGCCGAGCCGTTGTCCTGACGGAGAAGGGGCGCGCGGCGCTGGAGGCCGGCCTGCCCGGTTTCCGCTGCGACGAGCCGGAGGCGGTCACGCCGCCCGTTCGAGCGCCTCTGACAGCCTCCGCTTGA
- a CDS encoding patatin-like phospholipase family protein, translating into MTSALPATNRASSQPELVLVLGSGGARGLSHIPVLEALDELGLKPALIAGSSMGAIVGAAYAAGLSGRDLRAHVEASFRDRARVIARLLEARIGKIADLWRGGLGNPVLIDGERLLDLFWPQAVPDRFEELGIPFLAVATDYHLHDEVVLGSGPLTPAVAASLAIPGLIRPVTIGGRVLIDGGAINPLPYDRLLGPGRLVLAVDTSAPATVSDSRVPEPLEAMVGVSQILTRALVQRMIERQPPDILIRAGGEGFGGLDFFRWQAILEAAQPAKEEVKRRLSEALERAA; encoded by the coding sequence ATGACTTCAGCCCTGCCAGCGACGAACAGAGCCTCTTCACAGCCCGAGCTCGTCCTCGTGCTCGGCTCGGGCGGCGCGCGCGGGCTCAGCCATATCCCGGTGCTGGAGGCGCTCGACGAGCTCGGCCTGAAGCCGGCGCTGATCGCCGGCTCGTCGATGGGCGCGATCGTCGGCGCGGCCTATGCCGCCGGCCTCTCCGGACGCGACCTGCGCGCCCATGTCGAGGCGAGCTTCCGCGACCGTGCCCGGGTGATCGCCCGGCTGCTCGAAGCGCGCATCGGCAAGATCGCCGATCTCTGGCGCGGCGGCCTCGGCAATCCCGTGCTGATCGACGGGGAGCGCCTGCTCGACCTGTTCTGGCCACAGGCCGTGCCTGATCGCTTCGAGGAGCTCGGCATCCCCTTCCTCGCGGTGGCGACCGATTACCATCTGCATGACGAGGTCGTCCTCGGCAGCGGACCGCTCACGCCAGCCGTCGCCGCCTCGCTGGCGATCCCCGGGCTGATCCGGCCGGTGACGATCGGCGGGCGCGTGCTGATCGATGGCGGCGCCATCAATCCCCTGCCCTATGACCGTCTGCTCGGACCGGGCCGGCTCGTGCTCGCGGTCGACACCAGTGCGCCGGCGACCGTCAGCGACAGCCGCGTGCCCGAGCCATTGGAGGCGATGGTCGGCGTCTCGCAGATCCTGACGCGGGCATTGGTCCAGCGCATGATCGAGCGCCAGCCGCCCGACATCCTGATCCGTGCCGGCGGCGAAGGTTTTGGCGGGCTCGATTTCTTCCGCTGGCAGGCGATCCTCGAGGCCGCCCAGCCGGCGAAGGAAGAGGTCAAGCGGAGGCTGTCAGAGGCGCTCGAACGGGCGGCGTGA